From the Spiroplasma alleghenense genome, one window contains:
- a CDS encoding NAD(P)/FAD-dependent oxidoreductase, which translates to MVKDLLIIGSGPTGLYAWKFANNLSLSGTIIEANYEVGGQANLAYPEKTIHNLPGISEIKAKDFVRNMLDDANNDNSKIELKTNTSVVEVIKVKTPDDFKFHFLVKFSDHCQATYKSILVCEGLGQYQSIRLVDDDWENIHYVVKNKEDFNNKKVVIFGGGDSAIDWAKNLSPNANVTLIHRREEFRGPIDSIKDDVEILTPFEFKEIRKTDGKKVKSIVVANNGLEKEVKFDECLVQFGAVIKPHPLKGLNLDRNDLNKIIVDLEMSTSVPGVFAAGDAVIYPTKKRNLIFGFQEAVTALSKIEMMINHKKIANKGW; encoded by the coding sequence ATGGTGAAAGATTTATTAATTATAGGCTCAGGACCGACCGGACTTTATGCGTGAAAGTTCGCGAATAATTTATCTTTGAGCGGAACTATAATTGAGGCTAATTACGAAGTTGGAGGACAAGCAAACTTAGCTTATCCAGAAAAAACAATTCATAACCTTCCTGGAATTAGTGAAATTAAAGCCAAAGACTTTGTACGCAACATGCTTGATGATGCCAATAATGATAATTCAAAAATTGAACTAAAAACTAACACTTCTGTGGTTGAAGTTATTAAGGTTAAAACTCCCGATGATTTCAAATTTCATTTTTTAGTTAAATTTAGCGACCATTGTCAAGCCACTTACAAGTCTATTTTGGTTTGCGAAGGATTGGGACAATACCAGTCAATCCGTTTGGTGGACGATGATTGAGAAAATATTCATTATGTTGTAAAAAATAAAGAAGATTTTAATAATAAAAAAGTTGTTATTTTTGGAGGTGGGGATTCTGCCATTGATTGAGCAAAAAATCTCTCACCTAATGCAAATGTAACTTTAATTCATCGCAGAGAAGAGTTTAGAGGTCCAATAGATAGCATAAAAGATGATGTTGAAATTTTAACGCCTTTTGAATTTAAAGAAATTAGAAAAACGGATGGCAAAAAAGTTAAAAGTATTGTAGTAGCAAATAATGGACTGGAAAAAGAAGTTAAGTTTGACGAATGTTTAGTACAGTTTGGGGCCGTGATAAAACCCCATCCATTAAAAGGGCTTAATTTGGATCGAAATGATTTGAATAAAATTATTGTTGACTTAGAAATGAGCACAAGTGTTCCAGGGGTTTTTGCAGCAGGAGATGCTGTTATTTATCCAACTAAAAAAAGAAACTTAATCTTTGGTTTTCAGGAAGCCGTTACTGCTTTAAGCAAAATCGAAATGATGATTAATCACAAAAAAATAGCGAACAAGGGGTGATAG
- the tsaE gene encoding tRNA (adenosine(37)-N6)-threonylcarbamoyltransferase complex ATPase subunit type 1 TsaE, whose product MEIKKITDWDPIIEELDNFKNQEFFLLLTGDLGAGKTTFTKALLKKFGITQVVNSPTFVILNQYEIKNGLLNHMDAYRLDKTDDFELYEEQFENSFNVIEWPENLNLDFKNKLGWHLDIKFNQQGNREVRVIKNLKDFRGE is encoded by the coding sequence ATGGAAATAAAAAAAATCACAGATTGAGACCCCATTATAGAGGAATTGGATAATTTTAAAAATCAAGAATTTTTTTTATTGTTAACCGGTGACTTAGGAGCTGGGAAGACTACTTTTACTAAGGCACTTTTAAAAAAATTTGGAATTACCCAAGTTGTTAATTCCCCAACATTTGTAATTTTAAATCAGTATGAAATTAAAAATGGCTTGCTAAATCATATGGACGCCTATCGTCTGGATAAGACTGACGATTTCGAACTTTATGAAGAGCAATTTGAGAATTCTTTTAATGTAATAGAATGGCCTGAAAATTTAAATTTAGATTTCAAAAATAAATTAGGTTGACATTTAGATATAAAATTTAACCAACAGGGTAATCGAGAAGTCAGGGTTATAAAAAATTTGAAGGATTTTAGAGGAGAATAG
- the tsaB gene encoding tRNA (adenosine(37)-N6)-threonylcarbamoyltransferase complex dimerization subunit type 1 TsaB: MELFIDTCNNNLVFLLIQNNKIIDEIILKDNKRISDIFQSNLDDLLKRNSVKLKEIKSIYITKGPGSYTGVRIGLTMGKTLFCINPVVKIFTISSLLFQAGLKNVISILDARSQKSYFGVYENGVSIIEDQILPNETVEDISKSFEGFLIVQDQIDLDYASNFLELKTKFKLVTKAEELNPNYIKNFI, encoded by the coding sequence ATGGAACTTTTTATAGACACTTGTAACAACAATTTGGTTTTCTTACTAATACAAAATAATAAAATCATTGATGAAATTATTTTGAAAGACAATAAACGTATTTCAGATATTTTTCAATCAAATCTTGATGATCTTTTAAAGCGCAATTCAGTTAAATTGAAGGAAATTAAGTCGATTTATATAACAAAGGGTCCGGGAAGTTACACTGGTGTCAGAATTGGTTTAACAATGGGTAAAACTCTTTTTTGTATTAATCCAGTAGTTAAAATATTCACTATCTCTAGCTTGTTATTTCAAGCAGGATTGAAAAATGTAATCTCTATTTTGGATGCTCGATCACAAAAATCTTATTTTGGTGTTTATGAAAATGGAGTCTCAATTATAGAGGACCAAATCTTGCCAAATGAAACTGTTGAAGACATTAGCAAGAGTTTTGAAGGCTTTTTAATAGTCCAAGATCAAATCGATTTAGATTACGCTAGTAATTTTCTTGAATTAAAAACAAAATTTAAATTGGTAACAAAAGCTGAAGAATTAAATCCAAACTATATCAAAAACTTTATTTAA
- the proS gene encoding proline--tRNA ligase — protein sequence MAQQLKNITKRSEDFAKWYTDVVKNSGLIDYGPAKGTMIIKPYGFAIWELIQKYFDSEFKKYEVENVYFPLLIPASLFNKEKDHIEGFAPETFTVTKIGDKQLEEDLYIRPTSEVLLATYFSKVVKSYRDLPLIYNQWVNVLRGEKTTRPFLRTSEFLWQEGHTVHETKDEAFLMTKNILEVYRKVVSEKLLLPVITGEKTVHERFAGAEATFTIESLMHDGQALQCGTSHYLGNNFAKAFEIKYQGRDSNWHEAFSTSWGVSTRLMGAIIMTHSDDSGLVLPSSIAPIEVQIIIVKETDEVNKAAEEIRKQLSHTYRVKIDKSDKSFGFKMSEAEIKGIPVRIEVGPRDLESKIVVISRRDTKEKTQVELKNVEKQVREMISEYDKNIYNMALQNRQMRTFEASSLKEYIDVLNEKQGFVLVPFCGEMSCEADIKAKTQTTSRCIPDGVDQSKGKCFNCGKESNLKVYFARSY from the coding sequence ATGGCACAACAATTAAAAAATATAACAAAACGATCAGAGGATTTTGCAAAGTGATATACTGACGTTGTTAAAAATTCAGGATTAATTGATTATGGTCCAGCCAAAGGGACGATGATCATCAAACCATATGGTTTTGCAATCTGAGAACTTATTCAAAAATATTTTGACTCAGAGTTTAAAAAATATGAAGTGGAGAACGTTTATTTTCCATTACTAATTCCTGCTTCGCTTTTTAATAAGGAAAAAGATCACATTGAGGGTTTTGCCCCCGAAACTTTTACCGTAACTAAAATTGGTGATAAGCAATTAGAAGAAGACTTATATATTCGACCAACTAGTGAGGTGTTGTTAGCGACTTATTTCTCTAAAGTTGTAAAATCTTATCGTGATTTACCTTTAATTTATAATCAATGAGTTAATGTTTTGCGAGGAGAAAAAACTACTAGACCATTTTTGAGAACAAGTGAATTCCTCTGACAAGAGGGACACACTGTTCATGAAACCAAAGATGAAGCTTTTTTAATGACTAAAAATATTTTAGAAGTGTATAGAAAAGTTGTTAGTGAAAAATTGCTACTCCCAGTAATTACAGGAGAAAAAACTGTTCATGAAAGATTTGCGGGAGCAGAAGCGACATTCACAATTGAAAGTTTAATGCATGATGGTCAAGCATTACAATGTGGAACTAGTCATTATTTGGGTAATAATTTTGCCAAGGCTTTTGAAATAAAATATCAAGGTCGTGATTCAAATTGACATGAAGCCTTTTCAACAAGTTGAGGAGTTTCAACAAGATTGATGGGGGCTATAATCATGACTCACTCTGATGATTCAGGATTAGTTCTTCCAAGTTCAATTGCACCAATAGAGGTGCAAATTATAATTGTTAAAGAAACTGATGAAGTAAACAAAGCGGCTGAGGAGATAAGAAAACAACTGAGTCATACATATCGCGTTAAGATTGATAAGTCTGATAAATCATTTGGATTCAAAATGTCTGAAGCGGAAATTAAAGGTATCCCAGTTCGAATCGAAGTGGGACCAAGAGATTTAGAGTCTAAAATTGTAGTAATTTCAAGAAGAGATACTAAAGAAAAAACCCAAGTTGAATTGAAAAATGTCGAAAAGCAAGTCAGAGAAATGATTTCCGAGTACGATAAAAATATTTATAACATGGCTTTACAAAATCGTCAAATGAGAACTTTTGAAGCTAGTTCTTTAAAAGAATATATTGACGTTCTAAATGAGAAGCAAGGTTTTGTGCTTGTGCCATTCTGTGGAGAAATGTCTTGTGAGGCTGATATCAAAGCAAAAACCCAAACAACATCAAGGTGTATACCAGATGGTGTAGACCAGTCAAAGGGTAAATGTTTTAACTGCGGAAAAGAATCAAATTTAAAAGTTTACTTTGCTAGATCTTATTAG
- a CDS encoding alpha/beta fold hydrolase — protein sequence MKEFKLTMRDKQVLHMTVWDDVKKPIGVMQLVHGSCEEASRYDEFAKYLNQNGYIVVADDHRGHGHTANLKENELGWFADEDGWQKIIDDLKEVNDYIKSNFKDLPITIFGHSMGSFMVRHYLTLYGNTVTKAIICGTAEHSALSLKLGIMLSKKYQKKHGAKEVPEKIWELSYKNLNKRFKDIPNATGFEWMNSSPEEIQAFIDNPRVGQKFSASAFKDMFTGLAYIRKKSNYKQTPINLPLFFIAGLADPVGNYGKSVYKVRKKYLRAGYNTKLKLYPQLRHEILLEPKQFSDIVKNDILNFLNSETSK from the coding sequence ATGAAAGAATTTAAATTAACAATGCGCGACAAACAAGTGTTGCATATGACTGTTTGAGATGATGTTAAAAAGCCAATTGGTGTTATGCAATTGGTTCATGGTTCTTGTGAAGAGGCTTCTCGTTATGATGAGTTTGCCAAGTATTTGAACCAAAATGGCTATATAGTTGTAGCAGATGATCACCGTGGCCATGGTCACACAGCCAACTTGAAGGAAAATGAGTTAGGTTGATTTGCTGATGAAGATGGTTGACAGAAAATAATTGATGACTTAAAAGAAGTTAATGATTATATTAAGTCAAACTTTAAAGATTTGCCAATTACAATTTTTGGACATTCAATGGGAAGTTTTATGGTTCGTCACTATTTAACTTTATATGGAAACACAGTTACTAAAGCGATTATTTGTGGAACAGCTGAGCATAGTGCTTTATCATTAAAACTAGGTATCATGCTTTCAAAAAAATATCAAAAAAAACACGGGGCAAAAGAAGTTCCGGAAAAAATTTGAGAGTTAAGCTATAAAAATTTGAATAAGCGTTTTAAAGACATTCCTAACGCAACTGGTTTTGAATGAATGAATAGTTCACCAGAAGAAATCCAGGCTTTCATCGATAATCCTCGAGTTGGTCAAAAATTTAGTGCCAGCGCATTCAAGGATATGTTCACAGGATTGGCGTACATTCGCAAAAAAAGCAACTACAAACAAACTCCTATTAACCTACCATTATTTTTCATAGCTGGTTTGGCAGATCCGGTTGGAAATTATGGTAAAAGTGTTTATAAGGTAAGAAAAAAATATCTTCGCGCCGGTTATAATACTAAATTGAAATTATACCCACAATTGAGACATGAAATTCTTTTAGAACCCAAGCAATTTAGCGACATTGTTAAGAATGACATTCTAAATTTTCTTAACTCAGAAACAAGCAAATAA
- a CDS encoding DUF402 domain-containing protein: MESLKKGDLVLVHAYKHNGTLYRSWEHSIVLENDEDNLILVNEEVIVTELNGRKWKTSEPAIWFFSKKDWYNVICMFKQWGINYYCNMASPHIVEENTIKYIDYDLDVKVFNDNSFRILDLKDFNRNRIAWSYSSEIIEKIWSQIEVLKERIKEQDGIFSHSKVKEYWNQYEKELKPASKKVDKE, encoded by the coding sequence ATGGAAAGTCTTAAAAAAGGTGATTTAGTCCTAGTTCATGCATACAAACACAATGGAACTCTATATCGTTCCTGAGAACACTCAATAGTTCTAGAAAATGATGAAGATAATTTGATTTTGGTCAACGAAGAGGTAATTGTCACAGAATTAAATGGTAGAAAGTGAAAAACTAGCGAACCAGCAATTTGATTTTTTTCTAAAAAGGACTGATATAATGTTATTTGTATGTTCAAACAGTGAGGCATAAATTACTATTGTAATATGGCTTCCCCCCATATTGTTGAAGAAAATACTATTAAATATATCGATTACGATTTAGATGTCAAAGTGTTTAACGATAATAGTTTTCGCATTCTTGATTTAAAGGATTTTAACCGCAATCGTATTGCTTGGAGTTATTCTTCAGAAATCATTGAAAAAATTTGATCACAAATTGAAGTACTAAAAGAACGTATCAAAGAACAAGATGGAATTTTTAGTCATAGTAAAGTAAAAGAATATTGAAATCAATATGAAAAAGAATTAAAACCGGCTTCTAAAAAAGTCGACAAAGAATAG
- the lepA gene encoding translation elongation factor 4: MDKSKIRNFSIIAHIDHGKSTLADRILELTHTVEKRDMQAQLLDSMDIERERGITIKLNSVQLKYKAKDNQEYIFHLIDTPGHVDFTYEVSRSLAACEGAVLVVDASQGVEAQTLANVYLALDNNLEIIPVINKVDLPAADVERVKNEIENVIGIDTSDAPLISAKTGLNVEDVLEAIVAKIPAPANADDSAPLRALVFDSYYDKYRGVMVSVRIKEGTVKVGQKIKMMASKAIYEVTELGIKNPYEVKRESLEAGEVGWIAASIKNIKDIHVGDTITTEKNGATESLPGYKQMNPTVYCGIYTVDNARYKDLKDALEKVNLSDAALVYEPESSQSLGFGFRCGFLGLLHMDVIQERLEREYDLTLIATAPSVIYHVYLTNGTKIEIDNPANLPDVQKISHIDEPFVNVKIMTPDRFLGDLMELCQNKRGVYKNLEYIDETRRTLTYDMPLNEIIFDFFNKLKSISKGYASFDYELIGYQTSKLVKMDILLNGEIVDALSLIVHKDFAYARGKVLTEKLKEIIPRQNFEVPIQAAIGSKIISRETIKAMRKNVLAKCYGGDISRKKKLLEKQKEGKKRMKSIGSVEVPQEAFIAVLKLDD; the protein is encoded by the coding sequence ATGGACAAGTCAAAAATTAGAAATTTTAGTATTATCGCCCATATCGATCACGGTAAGTCAACTTTGGCAGACCGAATTTTAGAGTTGACTCACACCGTTGAAAAACGTGATATGCAAGCCCAACTACTTGATTCAATGGATATCGAAAGAGAGCGTGGAATTACAATTAAATTGAACTCGGTTCAATTAAAGTACAAAGCCAAAGATAACCAAGAATATATTTTTCACTTAATTGATACTCCTGGTCACGTAGATTTCACCTATGAGGTTTCTCGTAGTTTAGCTGCTTGTGAGGGGGCTGTTTTAGTGGTTGACGCTTCTCAAGGTGTTGAGGCCCAAACTTTGGCTAATGTTTACTTGGCCTTAGATAATAATTTGGAAATCATCCCGGTTATTAATAAAGTTGATTTACCAGCAGCTGATGTTGAAAGAGTTAAAAACGAAATTGAAAATGTTATTGGAATTGATACATCTGATGCCCCATTAATTTCCGCTAAAACGGGCTTAAATGTAGAAGATGTTTTAGAAGCGATTGTGGCTAAAATTCCTGCCCCAGCTAATGCTGATGATAGCGCTCCATTACGAGCTTTAGTTTTTGATTCTTACTACGATAAATATCGTGGAGTAATGGTTTCAGTTAGAATTAAAGAAGGAACTGTTAAGGTTGGTCAAAAAATCAAGATGATGGCGTCCAAGGCAATTTATGAAGTAACTGAATTGGGAATTAAAAATCCTTATGAAGTTAAAAGAGAATCTCTTGAAGCTGGAGAAGTTGGTTGAATTGCCGCTAGTATTAAAAATATCAAAGATATTCACGTTGGAGATACAATTACCACAGAAAAAAATGGAGCCACTGAATCGCTTCCTGGATACAAACAAATGAACCCAACTGTTTATTGTGGAATTTATACCGTTGATAATGCTCGTTACAAGGATTTAAAAGATGCTTTAGAAAAAGTTAACTTAAGTGATGCGGCTTTGGTTTATGAACCTGAATCTTCTCAATCGTTAGGATTTGGTTTTCGTTGTGGGTTTTTAGGATTATTGCATATGGATGTAATTCAAGAACGCTTGGAGCGAGAATATGATTTAACCTTAATTGCCACAGCTCCATCAGTAATTTATCATGTTTATCTGACTAATGGCACAAAAATTGAAATTGATAATCCTGCTAATTTACCAGATGTACAAAAAATATCACACATTGATGAGCCATTTGTTAATGTTAAAATAATGACCCCAGATAGATTCTTGGGAGACCTAATGGAATTATGTCAAAACAAGCGAGGGGTTTATAAAAATTTAGAATACATCGATGAAACTCGAAGAACTCTAACTTATGATATGCCGTTAAATGAAATAATTTTTGATTTTTTCAATAAATTAAAATCAATTTCAAAGGGTTATGCTTCATTTGACTATGAGCTAATTGGATATCAAACTAGCAAATTAGTTAAAATGGATATTCTACTAAATGGTGAAATTGTGGATGCTTTAAGTTTAATTGTTCATAAGGACTTTGCTTATGCTCGAGGAAAAGTTTTGACAGAAAAGTTAAAAGAAATTATCCCACGCCAAAACTTTGAAGTACCAATTCAAGCAGCCATCGGAAGCAAAATAATTTCTCGTGAAACAATTAAAGCGATGAGAAAAAACGTTTTAGCAAAATGTTACGGAGGAGATATTTCTCGTAAGAAAAAATTGCTTGAAAAACAAAAAGAAGGTAAGAAACGAATGAAGTCAATCGGATCGGTTGAAGTTCCCCAAGAGGCTTTTATTGCAGTTTTAAAACTAGACGATTAA
- a CDS encoding SprT family zinc-dependent metalloprotease, whose product MSLIKKQLHYKGGIIEYNLKFGDQKNIILKVKAGVIFISAPYHAQDWEINNLIYKNISKILIVQNTFETIQKFSFSEQDSFVKIFDKKVSIKIIPENIHATAKKDGFYMKDYGDKTIQSQKMYNFLAKYYYNWFNKRLSQWAQTMNLEYKNLSIQNMKTRWGVCYPEREKIILNTKLIHFEPEVIDYVIVHELSHLLHKNHSKDFWKNVENYLPDYKERSSVLKKSGI is encoded by the coding sequence ATGAGTCTAATTAAAAAACAATTGCATTATAAAGGTGGCATAATTGAGTATAATCTAAAATTTGGTGACCAAAAAAATATAATTTTAAAAGTCAAAGCGGGGGTTATTTTTATTTCTGCCCCTTACCATGCTCAAGATTGGGAAATTAATAATTTAATCTACAAAAATATTTCAAAAATACTAATTGTTCAAAACACATTTGAAACCATTCAGAAATTTTCATTTTCAGAACAAGATTCATTTGTGAAAATTTTTGATAAAAAAGTTAGTATAAAAATTATTCCAGAAAACATTCATGCAACTGCTAAAAAAGATGGTTTTTATATGAAGGATTATGGTGATAAAACTATACAATCTCAAAAAATGTACAACTTTTTGGCTAAATACTACTATAATTGATTTAATAAGAGATTAAGTCAATGGGCCCAAACAATGAATTTAGAATATAAAAATTTATCTATTCAGAACATGAAAACCAGATGAGGTGTTTGTTATCCTGAACGCGAAAAAATAATTTTAAATACTAAACTAATTCATTTTGAACCCGAAGTAATTGATTATGTTATTGTTCATGAACTGAGTCACTTATTGCATAAAAACCATTCAAAAGATTTTTGAAAAAATGTTGAGAATTATTTGCCCGATTATAAAGAAAGATCATCAGTTTTGAAAAAGTCAGGTATTTAA
- the typA gene encoding translational GTPase TypA yields MSNQKIINIAVIAHVDAGKSTLVDAFLSQSGVFRANEEVKEQVMDSNDQERERGITIYSKNCAIEYKGIKINIVDTPGHADFSSEVERIMKTVDTVILLVDSSEGPMPQTRFVLSKALDLGLKPILLINKIDKKDQRALEVVDEVLELFMELDANDEQLEFQTLFGIAKRGIAQHTLEEEGKDLSPLFDTIIKQVGTYPEDLINNTTRMQVSSLAYDSFIGRLGIGRVFEGTLKEGQTIANSKNDGTVTKGKISGLFVYQGLNRVAVKEAVAGDIVVIAGLSDVSIGDTICDQNDIRPMPTITIEEPTMSMNILVNTSPFAGRVGKYVTTRNIKERLDKELEVNVGLKVETLSDSSADGFKVLGRGELHLSVLIESMRREGFELGVSKPEVVMHKNEAGELVEPMEKVIINVPTEYSGTVINKLNLRKGMMMDMDSDGIRDKVVYNVPMRGLIGFRSEFTNDTHGEGIMVRSANGFEPYKGKIDGRANGVLVSMANGVTLPYSLANLEDRGKLFVGPQVEVYEGMIVGLHSRSNDLDVNPTTGKKLTNTRSSGTDESTRLTPFINFTLEESLEFIEWDELVEVTPDDIRLRKKWLTINDRKQHRNDKF; encoded by the coding sequence ATGTCAAATCAAAAAATTATTAATATAGCCGTTATTGCTCACGTTGATGCGGGTAAATCTACTTTGGTAGATGCTTTTTTATCACAATCGGGTGTTTTTAGAGCAAACGAAGAAGTTAAAGAGCAAGTAATGGATAGCAACGACCAAGAAAGAGAACGTGGAATTACAATTTATTCAAAAAACTGTGCCATTGAGTATAAGGGTATTAAAATAAATATCGTTGATACTCCGGGCCATGCAGATTTCTCATCTGAGGTTGAAAGAATCATGAAAACTGTTGATACAGTTATTTTGTTAGTAGACTCATCTGAGGGTCCAATGCCCCAAACAAGATTCGTGCTTTCAAAAGCTTTAGATTTGGGCTTAAAACCAATTTTATTAATTAATAAAATCGACAAGAAAGATCAAAGAGCTCTTGAGGTTGTTGATGAGGTTTTAGAATTATTCATGGAGTTGGATGCTAACGATGAACAATTGGAATTCCAAACTCTTTTTGGAATTGCTAAGAGAGGAATTGCTCAACATACTTTAGAAGAAGAGGGAAAAGATTTATCACCTTTGTTTGATACAATAATCAAACAAGTTGGAACTTATCCTGAGGATTTAATTAACAATACAACAAGAATGCAAGTTTCTTCTTTGGCCTACGATTCATTTATCGGTCGTCTAGGAATTGGAAGAGTTTTTGAAGGAACCTTGAAAGAGGGGCAAACCATTGCTAACTCAAAAAACGATGGAACTGTAACTAAAGGTAAAATTTCAGGATTATTTGTATATCAAGGATTGAATAGAGTGGCGGTTAAAGAGGCTGTTGCTGGTGATATTGTCGTAATTGCCGGATTAAGTGATGTATCAATTGGTGATACTATTTGTGATCAAAACGATATCAGACCAATGCCCACCATTACTATTGAAGAACCAACAATGAGTATGAATATTTTGGTTAATACATCTCCCTTTGCTGGTCGTGTTGGTAAATACGTAACAACAAGAAACATAAAAGAGCGTCTTGATAAAGAACTTGAGGTAAACGTTGGTTTAAAAGTTGAAACACTTTCAGATTCATCAGCGGATGGTTTTAAAGTTTTAGGTCGTGGTGAGCTACACTTATCTGTCTTAATTGAATCAATGCGAAGAGAAGGTTTTGAACTAGGAGTTTCAAAGCCAGAAGTTGTTATGCACAAAAATGAAGCTGGGGAACTTGTTGAACCAATGGAAAAAGTAATTATTAATGTACCAACAGAATATTCTGGAACAGTAATCAATAAGTTAAACCTTAGAAAAGGTATGATGATGGACATGGATTCAGATGGAATTAGAGATAAAGTTGTTTACAACGTACCTATGCGTGGTCTAATTGGATTTAGAAGTGAATTTACAAATGATACTCACGGAGAAGGAATCATGGTTCGTAGTGCTAACGGTTTTGAACCATATAAAGGTAAAATTGATGGTCGCGCTAATGGTGTGTTGGTTTCAATGGCAAATGGAGTTACCTTGCCTTACTCATTGGCAAACCTTGAAGACCGTGGTAAGCTTTTTGTTGGACCTCAAGTTGAAGTTTATGAAGGTATGATTGTTGGACTTCATTCAAGAAGTAATGATTTGGACGTTAACCCAACAACTGGGAAAAAACTAACAAATACTCGTTCTTCAGGAACCGATGAATCAACAAGATTAACACCGTTCATTAATTTCACTCTAGAGGAATCATTAGAATTTATCGAATGAGATGAATTGGTTGAAGTTACTCCAGATGATATTCGTTTGAGAAAAAAATGATTAACTATTAATGATCGTAAACAACACAGAAATGACAAGTTTTAA
- the eno gene encoding phosphopyruvate hydratase yields MSKIIKVLGREVLDSRGTPTVQVEVWTEFGAYGSAMVPSGASTGSREALELRDGDKARFGGKGVLKAVTNVNTKIASLVVGMEVTDQVGIDHAMIKLDGTDFKKNLGANAMLGVSLAVARAASVELEVPLYRYIGGTNGRRLPVPMLNIINGGEHADSAIDFQEFMIMPVGAKTIREALRWSSEIFQALKKILHDKGDITAVGDEGGFAPHFNWAYKDQKMESFQKNTPAEVALDLIVEAIKAAGYKTGEAGVMIAMDCANSELYKDDKKYHFKKIEKVTGKEWALTTKEMNEYLAKLVKKYPIISIEDGLAESDWDGFVEQVKLLGSEVQIVGDDLFVTNPKITAEGIAKKAANSVLIKLNQIGTLTETIETIQMAQKAGWTTVTSHRSGETEDSFIADLAVALNTGQIKTGSMSRSDRIAKYNRLLTIEDELGDSAIYDGIKSFYNVR; encoded by the coding sequence ATGTCAAAAATTATTAAAGTTTTAGGACGTGAAGTTTTAGATTCACGTGGAACTCCAACTGTTCAAGTTGAAGTTTGAACTGAATTTGGTGCATATGGATCAGCAATGGTTCCTTCAGGAGCATCAACAGGTTCAAGAGAAGCTTTAGAACTAAGAGATGGAGATAAAGCTCGTTTTGGAGGAAAAGGTGTTTTAAAAGCAGTTACTAACGTAAACACTAAAATCGCTTCATTAGTTGTTGGAATGGAAGTTACTGACCAAGTTGGTATTGACCACGCCATGATTAAATTAGATGGAACTGATTTCAAAAAAAACTTAGGAGCTAACGCAATGCTGGGAGTTTCATTAGCAGTTGCTCGTGCTGCTTCAGTTGAATTAGAAGTGCCATTATATCGTTATATTGGAGGAACAAACGGACGCCGTTTACCAGTTCCGATGTTAAACATCATTAACGGGGGAGAGCATGCTGACTCAGCAATCGATTTCCAAGAATTTATGATTATGCCAGTAGGAGCAAAAACAATAAGAGAAGCATTGAGATGATCATCAGAAATCTTCCAAGCTCTTAAAAAAATTCTTCACGATAAAGGTGATATCACAGCAGTTGGAGATGAAGGTGGATTTGCGCCACACTTTAACTGAGCATACAAAGATCAAAAAATGGAATCATTCCAAAAAAATACCCCAGCAGAAGTTGCTTTAGACTTAATTGTTGAAGCAATTAAAGCAGCCGGATACAAAACTGGTGAAGCTGGAGTTATGATTGCAATGGATTGTGCAAACAGTGAATTATACAAAGATGATAAAAAATACCACTTCAAAAAAATTGAAAAAGTTACAGGAAAAGAATGAGCTTTAACAACAAAAGAAATGAATGAATACTTAGCTAAATTAGTTAAAAAATACCCAATTATTTCAATTGAAGATGGATTAGCAGAATCTGATTGAGATGGATTTGTTGAACAAGTTAAATTACTTGGATCAGAAGTTCAAATCGTTGGAGATGACTTATTTGTTACAAACCCAAAAATTACAGCAGAAGGAATTGCTAAAAAAGCAGCAAACTCAGTTTTAATTAAACTAAACCAAATAGGTACTTTAACAGAAACAATCGAAACAATTCAAATGGCTCAAAAAGCTGGTTGAACAACTGTTACTTCACACCGTTCTGGAGAAACTGAAGATTCATTTATTGCCGATTTAGCAGTTGCTTTAAACACTGGACAAATTAAGACAGGTTCAATGTCAAGAAGTGATAGAATTGCAAAATACAACCGTTTATTAACTATCGAAGATGAACTAGGTGATTCAGCAATTTACGACGGAATTAAATCTTTCTACAATGTTAGATAA